A region of the Synechococcus sp. UW179A genome:
TGAGTGACTAGGTGTTCGAAATTGACCCATTGCAGAGCTGCTTCCCAGCTGTTCAGGAAGACACCCATGGCTGCAGTGGTTTCAGGCAGTTTCTCTCTGTGAGCGAGGGCCGCCACCTGAGCAATCGCTTCCTTATTGGAGTAGCGCTTCTGACGCTGACGCCGGCGCATTTCCAGTTCGTCTGATTCGAGCTGTTCCGCGATCGATTCCAGTTGTTCGATCAGTTCCCCAAGCGTGACCGGACGACGGAGTGGTGGTGGTGCCACCGGTCGGCGTTGCAGGTGCCGCTCGGGGTGACGAGGAATGTCGAAACTTGGATCTAGCCAGCCCTGGTCAGCGAAATCCGCGTCAAACATCTCCTCCACGTCTGGTTGTGGCGGGAACGTGCTGGCTTCAAGAACTTCTGCCTTCAGGCCCACCAGCACCGACGCTGCCAGGAAGGCTTCACTGCTATCGGCCAGGTCACGTTCATAGCTTCCACCACGTCGCTTTAGGGCTTCCTCAACCTGGCGAGGAACTTCGATTCGCTGTTTGAGCTGATCCAGAAAGCCATCGACCACAGCGATGACATCCACATCCCATGGATCGAGATCACCCTGCTGAGCAGCATCCTGAAGTAAGCGAATGGCGAGCCTGGCGCCGGCATCAGCTCTCTGACTCAGCCCGGCATCCATCTCAGCCCGTGGCCATCTTCAGGAAAAATACCGGTGATGGATTGATCGGGCCAGCCCCTCGGGGCCCCAGCTCCCAAGTTTCCCGGCCGCGCCAAGGATCAGGAACCGTTGTGAGAAATCAGCTGCGGCGCCTTCAGCATGGCTGGAGCCAGACTGCCACTGCGTATCAGAGGTGCAGTCGGTCGGCTGATCACCTCCATGGCTGCAACATCTCGGTCAACCAGCGCTTCGATCGCAGTGCGGTAGCTGTCAGTCATCAAGCGTGGGTAAAGACCGATCCCAATGATCGGCACGAGCAGGCTGCCGATGATGTAGATCTCGCGCGGCTCCGCATCCACCAGGTTCGTGTTGGTGGTGAGCTGAGCGTTTTCTTTGCCGAAGAAAATTTCCCTCAACATCGAGAGCAGATAGATCGGGGTCAGGATCACACCGATTGCGGCTAGTCCGTCGATCACGATCCGGAAGCTGAGCGTGTACGCCTCGTCGGTGGCGAAGCCGGTGAACACCATCAATTCACTCACAAACCCGCTCATGCCAGGCAGTGCGAGCGATGCCAGGCAGCAGACAGTCCACAGAGCAAACATGACCCGCATCTTCTGGCCCACGCCACCCATCTCATCGAGTTGCAGGGTATGGGTGCGGTCATAGGTGGCACCCACAAGGAAAAACAGGCTGGCCCCAATCAGGCCATGACTGATCATTTGCAACATTGCGCCACTCGTTCCCAGAGCGCTGAAACTGCCGATGCCAATCAGCACAAAACCCATGTGGCTGATGGAGCTATAGGCAATTTTTCGTTTGAGGTTGCGCTGAGCAAAGGAGGTGAGTGCTGCGTAAATGATGTTGACCACACCCAGCACCACCAGCAGCGGTGCGAACTGGGCATGGGCTTCAGGCAGCATTTCGGCGTTGAAGCGCATCAGCGCATAGCCGCCCATTTTCAGCAGGATGCCCGCCAGCAGCATGTGAACTGGAGCTGTTGCTTCGCCGTGAGCATCCGGGAGCCAGGTGTGCAGCGGCACGATCGGTAATTTGACCCCGAAGGCGATCAGAAGACCGGCGTAACAGAGCAGCTGAAACCCTGTGCTGAATCCTTTTTGGGCCAGCACGGTGTATTCGAAGTTGGGAGTGCCACCTCCCATAAAGCCCATGGCCAGAGCCGCGAGCAGAATGAACAACGAACTTCCTGCTGTGTAGAGGATGAATTTCGTGGCGGCGTACTGACGCCTCTTGCCGCCCCAGATGGCAAGTAATAGATAGACGGGCAGTAGTTCTAGCTCCCAGGCAAGGAAAAACAACAGCATGTCCTGCACAGCGAAGACAGCGATCTGGCCACCATCCATGGCCAGAATTAAAAAGAAGAACAGCTTGGGTTTGAAAGTGACTGGCCAGGCGGCTAGGACTGCCAGAGCAGTGATGAAGCTGGTGAGCAGGATGAGAGGCATGGACAATCCGTCTGCCCCAACGGCCCAAGTGAGTCCCAGATTGGGCAGCCAGCTGACCCGTTCGGAGAGCTGCAGGCCACTGAAGCTGGGGTCATAACCGCTCAGATAGGCACCCACAGTGATCAGAAAGGTGATCAGAGCGATGCCCAAAGCGAACCAGCGGACCTGTCGCCCTTCTCCCTGATCAGGGATGAACGGGACGATTAACGCGCCCACGATCGGGAACAGGATGGAAAGACTCAGCCAAGGAAACTGAGCTGGAATGATTCCTGCTGCGATATCCGCTGCAGGGTCAAAGGGAGCACTGACTGCAAACTCCAGCAACGAAAAGGCCTTTCACCACTATTCGGAGTGTAGAAATCCTGGCTGCACTGGCACTGAGTCGATAGGCGTTGACACACATAACCCGTATTGATGTGCTGATCTGCTGATCAGCTCTCTGCAGAACTCTGAACATCAGCAAAAAGTTGACCCTTGCTTCCATTACAACTTGTGGGGGTGATGACATGTTCGCTGCCTTCATCTTCAATGTCGGTGATGGTCATCCAGATCCTCTTTAAGGATTCAGTGGGATAGGTTCGTTGTTCTCAGAAGCAAAAAACCCTTCGTTCCAGCCATAAAATAGCTCCCTCATTGAGGAGGCTTGAAGTAGTCGAACAATCAATCGAGAGCTGCAGATTTCAGATCAGAAACACCAAAACAGGCTTCAGTTTTTGCGGTAGCCAAAGGATCCAAAAGGCCCACGACAGCATGAGTAACCAACAATTGTTTGAACAGTTTTACGGGGAAAGCTCCTCATACAGAACCGGCATCTCGAGCGCCATCAAAAAGTTGAGGCTTGTTCAAGCTGAAGACTTCAATTGATTGGGCCACCAAGTACACCAAAGAGCACTACCAGTCCGATGACACCGCCAAACACGATGAGGGCATAGAACTGTGCACGGCCAGTTTCAAAGTATTTGAGACCTTCACCACTGCCTAGTGTGAGCAGACCGGTGAGGTTCACGACCCCGTCAACCACCTTGGCGTCGACTTCCAGCACCTCTCGTGCAATCTTGCGGCTGCCGCGAACGAATAGCTTGTCGTTGATGTCATCCAGGTACCACTTGTTGGCCAGAAAGGCATTGATGGCTGGGAAACGAGCTGCCACCAGCTCACCCAGGTCGATTCGACGTAGGGCATAGGCGAGCACAGCCACGCTGATGCCGATCAAGGAGATAGCAACGGAGGCTCCTGCGAGAGGTAGGAATTCTCCCCAGCTGAAGTGCTCCGCCATCTCAAGGGCTTCTTCGGGGTCGAGCAGTCCGGCAAAGCGGCTGTTCCAGGGAGTTCCGAGCAGACCGATCAAGGCGGATGGGACTGCGAGGACCACCAGTGGAAGGGTCATCGGCCAAGGGGATTCATGCAGGCTGCCGGCATGGTGGGCATGGTCCTCATCTACAGCCTTGCCTGCGGCAGTCATCAGCTGAGCCTGCATGGCCTCATCGTTGCCGCGAAAGTCTCCTTCGAAGGTGAGGAAGTAGAGCCGGAACATGTAAAACGCGGTCATGCCGGCGGTGAGAAAGCCCACCACCCAGAGGATGGGGAATGTGCCAAAGGCCTGGCCAAGAATTTCGTCTTTGCTCCAGAAACCAGCCAGCGGAGGGATGCCACTGATGGCAATGCAGCCGATCAGAAAAGTAATGGCTGTGATTGGCATCTTTTTGCGCAGACCGCCCATCAGTCGCATGTCCTGGGCGAGCACAGGTTCATGGCCCACCACATCCTCCATGGCGTGAATCACTGATCCCGACCCCAGGAAGAGCATCGCTTTGAAGAAGGCATGGGTCACCAGGTGGAACATGCCGGCCACGGGGGCTCCACAGCCCATGGCCAGCATCATGTAACCCAGTTGGGAGACGGTGCTGTATGCCAGTCCCTTTTTGAGGTCCATCTGGGTGAGGGCGATCGAGGCCCCCAGAAAGCAGGTGATCGTGCCAGTGACGGCGATGAACACTCCCACGCTCGGGAACTGGCTGTAAAGCGGTTCGAGACGTGCCACCAAGAACACGCCGGCAGCCACCATCGTGGCTGCATGGATGAGTGCTGAGATCGGTGTTGGCCCTTCCATCGCATCCGGAAGCCAGACGTGAAGGGGGAACTGGGCCGATTTCGCCATCGGACCCATGAACACAAACAGACAGAGAAGGAGAGCAGCCCAGCCAGGCACGATGCCGCTGGATACCCCCGCTGAAAGCCCATCGGCGATTCCCTGGAAGTCGAAACTGCCTGTGGCCCAGAACAGACCGAGGATGCCGAGCAAGAGGCCAAAGTCACCAACCCTGTTGACGACAAAAGCCTTCTGAGCGGCATGTGCTGCGCCGTCTCGGTCGTACCAGAAGCCCACCAGCAGATAGGACGACATGCCGACCAACTCCCAGAACACATAGATCTCGAGTAGGTTGGGGCTCACCACCAGTCCAAGCATCGAACTGCTAAAGATGGCTAGGTAGGTGAAAAAGCGCACGTAGCTCTTGTCATGCGCCATGTAGCCGTGTGAGTAGATCATCACCAGCAAGGCCACTGTGGTGACAAGCGCCAGCATCACAGCCGCTAGAGGGTCGACCACATAGCCCATCGGCAGGACGAAATCTCCTGCGCTTGCCCAAACGAACAGGTGCTCAACCGGTGGTGCGCCTCCCAGTTGCTCCAAGAGCACCGCATAACTGATCACTGCGGCAGCACCGATGCAGCTGATCAGCAGCAGGGCCACCGGTTTTCGCAATCGGTTGATGGTGCGGTTGAAGCTGATCAGACCCAGACCAGTGATCAGGGCCCCAAACAAGGGCAGCACTGGAATCAACCAGGCGGAGTCGGCAGCCGAGGGCATCCAGACAAAACAGCTTGTAGCGAGTGTAGGCAGCTCAGTTCAACAATTCTCCGAGACGCGAGTGCAGAAAGGCCATGCCCCCTCTAGGGATGTAGCGGTGCGCCCACCAGAACACCCCCACGGCGATGGCGATGCCCAGCTGGGCCGGCCGGACAAGTTCGCTCAACACCAGCTGTTGGCGCCCATCGATCACGGCGGCGAAAGGCATGACAGATGTTTCGGCTTGAAGCCTGTCGAAAGCTTCCCCGAAGCGGGCTTTCAGCCGTCGGTCGCCATGCCAGACGGCAAATAGATGATGCGCAATCAGACCTGCACAGGTGACCAGCATGAAGCTGCTGCCAATCCAGAGTGCATGGCTCATGCACCAGAGAATCTGACCGACAGCCTGAGGATGTCGGCTGATCCGAATAATGCCGGTGGCATAGAGGCGGACCTGAGGCTTGAGCACCGCCGGGATTTCCAGCAAGTTGTAAGTGGCTGGATAGAGGAATAGAAAACTGATCGCCGTTACGACCCAGATCGAAGGCACCATCCCCGGCACACCCTGGAGATTCCAGATCCGGATGCCGTCATAGCGGTGAGCCAGGAAGTAGGCGATCACCACCACGGCTGAGGGAATGCTCAGGGCTGCAAAGATCAGCCGCCAGGCTCGCGCCCCGATCTTGGCCTCAGCCCGGGTTCGCAAAGCTGCGCCACCGCTGTGGATCACTGCGAAGACAACGAGCAGTCCCAGCATCACCAGGCTGCTGTGATGGATGCCAGCTGTTGCGTCAGCCAACGAGATGCTGCGGGAGCCGTGATTCTGGCGTTCGGCAGGGGAGAGGACCCCTACAGTTTTTGGGCTTCCGCTCTTCGCCGGGCAGCTTTTCATGGCCGATCTGCCCTTCACCCTGGATCAGCTGCGCATCCTGCGGGCCATCGTCAGTGAGGGCAGTTTCAAAAAGGCGGCTGACAGCCTTTACGTCACTCAGCCGGCGGTGAGCCTGCAGATTCAGAACCTGGAGAAGCAGCTGGAGGTGGCCCTGTTCGATCGTGGCGGTCGCAAGGCTCAGCTCACGGAAGCGGGCCACCTTTTGCTCAGCTACTGCGATCGAATTCTCAGCCAGTGCCATGAGGCCTGCAGGGCACTGGATGATCTTCACGACCTCAAGGGTGGGTCTCTGCTGGTCGGTGCCAGCCAGACCACCGGGACTTATCTCATGCCTCGCATGATCGGTTTGTTTCGCCAGAAATTCCCAGATGTGGCCGTGCAGTTGCATGTGCACAGCACCCGCCGCACCGGTTGGAGTGTCGCTAATGGGCAAATCGATCTAGCGATCATCGGAGGGGAACTGCCAGCTGAATTAACTGAATTGCTGCAGGTTGTCCCCTATGCCAGTGACGAGCTGGCTCTGGTGCTGCCTGTGAAGCACCCCCTCGCGCGTCTGGTGGAGCTCAGCAAGGATGACCTCTACCGGCTCGGATTTGTGAGCTTGGATGCGCAGTCGACCACTCGCAAGATGGTTGATCAGTTGCTGGGCCGCTCCGGATTGGATGTGCAGCGGCTTCGCATTGAAATGGAACTGAATTCATTCGAAGCGATCAAGAATGCTGTTCAGGCAGGCCTGGGCGCTGCTTTTCTACCAGTGGTCTCGATCGATCGGGAGCTTACCGCCGGAACGTTGTTGCGCCCAAGCGTCGTGGACCTACAGGTGCGTCGTCAGCTCAAGTTGATCACCAACCCATCCCGTTACTGCTCAAGGGCAGCCGAAGCATTTCGTAGAGATGTGCTTCCGGTCTTTGCTAGTGCTGACAGCCCATTGCGCCAAGGGAGGAGCGGCGCCCTACCTCTTGAGATCAGCTCCGAACAAGCTGGGCAGAGCGATCAGAACTGATCAGCTTCCGGAGTGATTCCTACGGTGTCATCCGCCACGCCTCGGGTCAGGAACTTGTTCTGTGTGATGTCGGTCTGATAGACGCAGCGCACTACAGGCTTGTCCCGCACTGAACCGATGTAGGCGAAGGTATTCATGCGCTGTTTGCATTCACGCTCCTGAGCCGAAGTGATGGCCCCTTCCTTGCGCAGTACCGCCCAGTTCTCTCTGCGGATCACGCATCCAGGCTGCAGGGTCGGCTGGGTCACGAAACTGCTGGAAGGATTCAGCGTCGTGTACATCTCGATATCCATCACAAAGGCGCTGGCACCCCACTGTCTGCAGAACTCCGGGTCTGGAACCGCCATGTCGAGCTGTTGGGAGCTGGCGATGTTGCCCTGGTCGCCCTGAGTTGTGCTGGTAACGGCACTACCGATTCCGATCCCCACAATCAAAACTCCAGCCAGAACCGCAATGGTTGCTGTGTTCAAGCTCATGCCGTTGCCACCATTCTTTGGCGGTGGTGGTCCTCCGTAGCCTCGGCCGTCTCGACGGTCATCCCTGCGAGGCTCATCACGGCGACGTTCACCGTTTCTTCGGTCGTAGCCGGAGCCGGAACGGTCGTAGGGGGAACGACTCACAGCAGTTCAGGGGTTCTGGGAAGACCCATCGAATAGTTGAGGACGCGGCAGTCAGGGTTGTAACTCAACTTTCCGGCCTGCAGCAGCTCGCGGATGCATCCTTCCAATTCCGTGCCGATGCGACGCAGGTTGTAGTCATTCAGGGCTTGGCCATCATGGCTTTTGACCAGTTCGCGGAAGCGCTGCTGGACAGTTTCGATGGTGTTGTCTGACCAGACGAATTCGTTATCGGGATCCAAGTCGAGGGTGAGCTGACTCGGGTCGGCGACCAGATCACCATTCTC
Encoded here:
- a CDS encoding segregation/condensation protein A translates to MDAGLSQRADAGARLAIRLLQDAAQQGDLDPWDVDVIAVVDGFLDQLKQRIEVPRQVEEALKRRGGSYERDLADSSEAFLAASVLVGLKAEVLEASTFPPQPDVEEMFDADFADQGWLDPSFDIPRHPERHLQRRPVAPPPLRRPVTLGELIEQLESIAEQLESDELEMRRRQRQKRYSNKEAIAQVAALAHREKLPETTAAMGVFLNSWEAALQWVNFEHLVTQWNDIADDDLDKDRVGVFWALLFLSSQGQVELEQMDSLHGPIRLKRLLAPGTMAQMPLTSLDVPAVMPAEGAVAA
- a CDS encoding NAD(P)H-quinone oxidoreductase subunit 4, producing the protein MLEFAVSAPFDPAADIAAGIIPAQFPWLSLSILFPIVGALIVPFIPDQGEGRQVRWFALGIALITFLITVGAYLSGYDPSFSGLQLSERVSWLPNLGLTWAVGADGLSMPLILLTSFITALAVLAAWPVTFKPKLFFFLILAMDGGQIAVFAVQDMLLFFLAWELELLPVYLLLAIWGGKRRQYAATKFILYTAGSSLFILLAALAMGFMGGGTPNFEYTVLAQKGFSTGFQLLCYAGLLIAFGVKLPIVPLHTWLPDAHGEATAPVHMLLAGILLKMGGYALMRFNAEMLPEAHAQFAPLLVVLGVVNIIYAALTSFAQRNLKRKIAYSSISHMGFVLIGIGSFSALGTSGAMLQMISHGLIGASLFFLVGATYDRTHTLQLDEMGGVGQKMRVMFALWTVCCLASLALPGMSGFVSELMVFTGFATDEAYTLSFRIVIDGLAAIGVILTPIYLLSMLREIFFGKENAQLTTNTNLVDAEPREIYIIGSLLVPIIGIGLYPRLMTDSYRTAIEALVDRDVAAMEVISRPTAPLIRSGSLAPAMLKAPQLISHNGS
- a CDS encoding NAD(P)H-quinone oxidoreductase subunit 5; protein product: MPSAADSAWLIPVLPLFGALITGLGLISFNRTINRLRKPVALLLISCIGAAAVISYAVLLEQLGGAPPVEHLFVWASAGDFVLPMGYVVDPLAAVMLALVTTVALLVMIYSHGYMAHDKSYVRFFTYLAIFSSSMLGLVVSPNLLEIYVFWELVGMSSYLLVGFWYDRDGAAHAAQKAFVVNRVGDFGLLLGILGLFWATGSFDFQGIADGLSAGVSSGIVPGWAALLLCLFVFMGPMAKSAQFPLHVWLPDAMEGPTPISALIHAATMVAAGVFLVARLEPLYSQFPSVGVFIAVTGTITCFLGASIALTQMDLKKGLAYSTVSQLGYMMLAMGCGAPVAGMFHLVTHAFFKAMLFLGSGSVIHAMEDVVGHEPVLAQDMRLMGGLRKKMPITAITFLIGCIAISGIPPLAGFWSKDEILGQAFGTFPILWVVGFLTAGMTAFYMFRLYFLTFEGDFRGNDEAMQAQLMTAAGKAVDEDHAHHAGSLHESPWPMTLPLVVLAVPSALIGLLGTPWNSRFAGLLDPEEALEMAEHFSWGEFLPLAGASVAISLIGISVAVLAYALRRIDLGELVAARFPAINAFLANKWYLDDINDKLFVRGSRKIAREVLEVDAKVVDGVVNLTGLLTLGSGEGLKYFETGRAQFYALIVFGGVIGLVVLFGVLGGPIN
- a CDS encoding NnrU family protein, whose protein sequence is MLGLLVVFAVIHSGGAALRTRAEAKIGARAWRLIFAALSIPSAVVVIAYFLAHRYDGIRIWNLQGVPGMVPSIWVVTAISFLFLYPATYNLLEIPAVLKPQVRLYATGIIRISRHPQAVGQILWCMSHALWIGSSFMLVTCAGLIAHHLFAVWHGDRRLKARFGEAFDRLQAETSVMPFAAVIDGRQQLVLSELVRPAQLGIAIAVGVFWWAHRYIPRGGMAFLHSRLGELLN
- a CDS encoding LysR family transcriptional regulator — protein: MADLPFTLDQLRILRAIVSEGSFKKAADSLYVTQPAVSLQIQNLEKQLEVALFDRGGRKAQLTEAGHLLLSYCDRILSQCHEACRALDDLHDLKGGSLLVGASQTTGTYLMPRMIGLFRQKFPDVAVQLHVHSTRRTGWSVANGQIDLAIIGGELPAELTELLQVVPYASDELALVLPVKHPLARLVELSKDDLYRLGFVSLDAQSTTRKMVDQLLGRSGLDVQRLRIEMELNSFEAIKNAVQAGLGAAFLPVVSIDRELTAGTLLRPSVVDLQVRRQLKLITNPSRYCSRAAEAFRRDVLPVFASADSPLRQGRSGALPLEISSEQAGQSDQN
- a CDS encoding DUF3172 domain-containing protein, with protein sequence MSRSPYDRSGSGYDRRNGERRRDEPRRDDRRDGRGYGGPPPPKNGGNGMSLNTATIAVLAGVLIVGIGIGSAVTSTTQGDQGNIASSQQLDMAVPDPEFCRQWGASAFVMDIEMYTTLNPSSSFVTQPTLQPGCVIRRENWAVLRKEGAITSAQERECKQRMNTFAYIGSVRDKPVVRCVYQTDITQNKFLTRGVADDTVGITPEADQF
- the ndhM gene encoding NAD(P)H-quinone oxidoreductase subunit M, whose protein sequence is MAETLLKSTTRHVRLFTARVENGDLVADPSQLTLDLDPDNEFVWSDNTIETVQQRFRELVKSHDGQALNDYNLRRIGTELEGCIRELLQAGKLSYNPDCRVLNYSMGLPRTPELL